Part of the Desulfobulbaceae bacterium genome is shown below.
GTTTTCGGTTGGGGTACTCTTTGCTGCTGCAATAAACGGTAATATGATAAGGCTTGCCTAGGGCATTGTTTGAGCGAACCAAGTTCTCTGCCAAGGTTTCAAAACCGCCATAACAGGCAGGCACCCCGACTGTGCCAAGGATTGCTACCTTCCGATGGTGCGTATTCAACTTAGCCTTCATTGTCTGGTAAACGGTTGATTCGCATATGCACTCATTCCATGCCCCTCATGACCGGATAAATTGCTGCCGTAATGGCCTCGGAAAAGGCTTCAGTGGAAAACTCAGCAGCTCGTTCGCGACCAGCCTTCGACATTCGTTGACATAATTCTGGGTCTGCGGACAGCTCCAAAACTCGTCTGCGCAATTTATTACTGTCTCGGGAGTCTACCAAAAAACCCTGCTTTCCATCGACAACCAGTTCAGATGGGCCGCCAACCGGAGGGACAATGACCGGAATGCCAAAGGCCATCGCTTCGAGAATGGTCAGCCCGAAGGTCTCCACGCATTGGTCAACCCTTGATAAATTGAGGACTAGACTGGCATTGCAATAGAACAAGGCTGTATCGGTTGTTCTGGGGTAGACGGTAAGGTTCGCTGGAAGCTGTTTGCCGGCAAAATAGCGGTTAATGGTTGCGGAATCATCATTTACCACCAACTCGAAAATGATCTCTTTCAGCTCACCTGTGGAGGTTGCCAGGTTAAGAAATTCAATAACTCCCTTGTAATCGCGGAGTGAAGTTATCATCAATACAGTGAAGATTCCATTATGCCGCTGCTTGTAATTTGAAGTCATTGCATTGTAAAGAAAATCATTATCAAGAGCATTGTAAATTCTTTGTGAAGGCGGTCCAGAAAGGGGAAGGGACTTTCTATGGGCATCTGAGACATAGATGTTTAGTGAAGAGGTTCTTTGAGCGATCTCGGTCAGTAGATATTTTAAGGGCGCTGGAGTTACGGATATCTCATGCACATGATAGATAACTTTCCTGCCGGTCACTTTACCATACAGGGCGGCACCGAAGGGGAGCAGGGTATTGATGTACACGACTGCATTTCTTGCAATTGATTTGTCGAAGAGTAGTTGAAAAAAAAGGAATAACTGGCTAGCGAAATAGGTGATTAGAGTCAATGCCCGTTTTCCGGTGCGTTTATACCAGTAGTGGGAAGTTGAGATTCCACAGGTGGAAAGAAAACCCTCCCCAGAACTGCTAACATAGAGCTTAGCTGGAATTTTATGGATACAAACGGCACTAATCGTTTCCCGCAACACTTTGGGGCTGCCGGAATAATCGTTGAGTAGATGAGCGAAGATAATGTTGTACGTCACGAATTTTCTCTCATTACTCGCTCAAATGAAGCAATGTTCTGTAATTTTCTATAATTTTATTTGCAATAACATCCCAGCCAAACATATTTAAAGCGTGGGAACTAATCAGTTGCGCATCTTGCTGGCCCCTGGCACAACTCAACACAATAGCAGCAACTGCTTGGGCACTGCTCTTCCGATCATGGCCATATGTAGCCAAATATACACCTGGTAACATGTAGCCATTACATCCCAGAAAGGTTTCCTCATTAAATCCCACTACCGAAAGGCCGCTAGCAAGGGCTTCAATCCATGCTAAGCCTCCTGATTCAGCTGATGGGAACAAGAATAGAAGCGCCTGCTTGTAAATTTCCGATAGTTTTTCTCGGGGAACTGGCGGCATAAAGGTGACTCGACTTGACAATCCCTTTTCCTCAACCAGTTCACATAACGATTGCTCAGCTGGCCCCTTGCCAACAAGAAGAAGATGGAAATCGGTGGGTAATAAGATTAATGCCTCAATCGCAATGTCCAGCCCTTTTATCCAGTCTAACCGACCGGCATGAATCAATAAATATTTTGCTTTTTTGAGATCCTTATTGCTATTTACGGTTGTTCTTAGAAAGATCGATGAGTCCACACCAAGTTGGCTGAGGCGAACGATACGTTTGTCTCCTTTAATGTTTAGTCTTCGTTCAACCCAAGGCCCGGCAGAAAAAATGAGTGCTGCTTTGTGTTTCATCAAGGTTAAAAGGGGGTCAACTCGCCACGCGAGTCGTCTCATAAAAAAACCAAACCAGGATTTTGTTCGAACTTTACTTGGCCAAAAATCTCGTCGCCAAGATGAAGCTAATTCGTTGTGGTTGATCGGTCCCCACACCAGTGGAATGTTGAGTATCCATGCCAGCGAAGGGATACTGTCATTATGAAAATTCAAGACGTGGCACAGAGCAAGTTTTGAGCGCAAAATTTTAGCGCTTAATAAAGCGATTGGCCAGCAAACCTGCCATAGGTAGGCATAAGGAAAATAAAGTCGATTTCCGCGCTTCCACCAACTTGCCCATTGAGGCAAGTCGAATCCGAGAATACGAATTCCTCTTAGCGCTTCAATTGCCTTAGTGTCATGCAAAAGGCTCTCGCGGTTATTTTTCCTTGTGATGAGAACTATGCGGTAATGCTGTTTCAATCTTTTGAGAAGATTAAAAGCCACATATCCTTCACTT
Proteins encoded:
- a CDS encoding glycosyltransferase family 4 protein codes for the protein MIFAHLLNDYSGSPKVLRETISAVCIHKIPAKLYVSSSGEGFLSTCGISTSHYWYKRTGKRALTLITYFASQLFLFFQLLFDKSIARNAVVYINTLLPFGAALYGKVTGRKVIYHVHEISVTPAPLKYLLTEIAQRTSSLNIYVSDAHRKSLPLSGPPSQRIYNALDNDFLYNAMTSNYKQRHNGIFTVLMITSLRDYKGVIEFLNLATSTGELKEIIFELVVNDDSATINRYFAGKQLPANLTVYPRTTDTALFYCNASLVLNLSRVDQCVETFGLTILEAMAFGIPVIVPPVGGPSELVVDGKQGFLVDSRDSNKLRRRVLELSADPELCQRMSKAGRERAAEFSTEAFSEAITAAIYPVMRGME
- a CDS encoding glycosyltransferase family 4 protein — encoded protein: MKINETNRPWILISAYDVSSGATSEGYVAFNLLKRLKQHYRIVLITRKNNRESLLHDTKAIEALRGIRILGFDLPQWASWWKRGNRLYFPYAYLWQVCWPIALLSAKILRSKLALCHVLNFHNDSIPSLAWILNIPLVWGPINHNELASSWRRDFWPSKVRTKSWFGFFMRRLAWRVDPLLTLMKHKAALIFSAGPWVERRLNIKGDKRIVRLSQLGVDSSIFLRTTVNSNKDLKKAKYLLIHAGRLDWIKGLDIAIEALILLPTDFHLLLVGKGPAEQSLCELVEEKGLSSRVTFMPPVPREKLSEIYKQALLFLFPSAESGGLAWIEALASGLSVVGFNEETFLGCNGYMLPGVYLATYGHDRKSSAQAVAAIVLSCARGQQDAQLISSHALNMFGWDVIANKIIENYRTLLHLSE